In Larimichthys crocea isolate SSNF chromosome VII, L_crocea_2.0, whole genome shotgun sequence, the genomic stretch GTTCAGATTGAAACAATGATGACTGTATAACAGTTTCCTTTGGTTCTGAGATTTCCTCTTCAGCGATATGTGTATCATCTTCAGCAGTGTCTTCTTCTACTTTCCTCCCTGCTCCTGCAAGCTCTGTAGCACATACATCCACATCAGCCAGCCCAGAGTATGGTAAGACCTCCACTggttcttcatcttcatttttttcctcctcttccgAGTCTACAATCTCCTTATCTACACCTGCAGTCTCTTGGTTATCACCTTCCTCATCTTCTGCCAACTCCTGAGCACACACATCTACATTTGAAATGCCTCTGAATGATAACAAGTCAGAGGCCTCTAACTCAGACTGAGGTATATCTTGGTCTGGAACAGAGCTGATATCTTTTTCATTAGCTGCCCTGTCAACTTGATCAAATGTAGTTATtgtttcatcttcctcctcgtctgtcCCGCTCAGTTCATCTGGCTGCACATCTGTATCTTGGAGCTTGCTGACTGACTCCTCTTCAGAAGGTTCCTTCTCTGTTAAAATACTGTGCTTCTCTGTAATATcgtgcttttcttcttctcctccccccGTGCTTTGAGTTAAATCATCTTCTTCAGAGACATTAGGTTGTGTGGTGGAAAGCTTTGAGGCTTCTTCTGAGTGACTGGTTTCATCTTCAGTATGGGACTCATGTGATTCTTCTCTAAAACATACATCAAAATGAAAGACGTGAGGTGAGAAACTTTCAACATGACAAGGAGAAAAtttaagtgacaaaaacaaaacaatgtcatAATGTCTCTGTGACACTCATCTGGGACCTGTGACTGTCTTCCTGCAGCCCTGTCTTTCAGTCTCGTCCTTTCCTCTCACACTTGGCACTGCAAACCTAAAAAAGCTTTCAACACTGAGGTGCACTCTGTTACAAGTTACAGGCTTCTTTtctacagtgtaaaaaaaaaacctgaatagTTGAAGCATGATATAGGGCTATTCTATTCATATTTATACCTGCATAAAGAAATGTGCacattattttaacaaatgTATACGATTATTAAATCACTTCTTCAAACTTATTTTTATAGATTTGCTTTTATGTGATATATGtgatccattttattttattttgtctatttatttttctttgttctttttattttaccttaTATTATTCATTAATCCGTTCATGCCATTGTTTTTATGGCATTTATTCCCTTTTTAGACTCCTGTCCTATTTGTGCTTGTCTGTCAAGATACTTTGCAAACTCTGCTTTGGTGCTAcataaatacagttaaaaaaaaacaaccttcagTGCGGTTGGTATAATGCACGTCTGTCAAAACCTCATTTCAGGTGTAGCTGTGGAGTAATTGAGCTATGATAATTACAGTCATGTACTCAAAATTAGGCACTTTATCTCCTTCCCAATCAGGGAAAACAACAACCACGTCTACAGATGACTCCAGGTGGAAACTTTTGAgtcataaacatgaaaaatatgacattttattcttGTCTTTTGTCACTACTCTTTCCCTCACGTCGATTCTCTCCCTTTCTCGTAGATCTTCCTGGCTGCTGCTGACACAGAACATGAGTTGAGACTCACTTGGACGTGGTCTCCTCTGTTGCAGGCACGTTTTTAGGAGTGCTCTGTCGGAGgggtaaagaaaaacaaagctgtaatggcaaataaacagacacacatcaaTAACAGAGGAAGAGTATATACTGCAGTATATATTCATACCCCTCTAGCCTTGAATGCATGGTTGTTATAAAATCTATCTTCCAGTTGAGCAGCCCACTCAGCAGGGTCCATGCCACTATCTACAAgccagacaaagacaagaaacaaacagtcaTTTGACGCCCATTTGTCTCCTTTTAACCACATATAAAGTCGCAGTCACCTTCTCTTTGTTTAAGAAGAACCTCAAAGTAATTTGCAGCATATTTAGGAATATCTTCAGGCTGGTCTCGTAGGACTTCTCGGGCCAGTCCCTCCAGGATGGTACCAAAACCTCTCGGGACCCGCAGGTGAGTGTTGGAGAAAGGTACTGACATTTTTAGGTCTGTAGTTTCTCTGACGTGTAGTGcacagaaggacagagagggtAACTTTATACACTTGATCTAACGTCGACGTTTGTAGTTAGCTGCTTTTAGACTTAAACCGCGCCAGTATATATCGATAAAGATTaagaaaaatatcacaaaacatAAGTTAATAGTTACACCTGTTGTTACCTGGAAGTACTTgcaagtgttgttttttttagttttggacGTCAAGAGCTACcgtgtgtgttgatgttgatgagcGTTGCTAGGCAACGGTTGTGACTATGGGCAGTGACAAGGCTCAAGCATCATGAAactcacaagaaaaaaacaaaccgtcTTTATTAGTAACAAATCATtacaaacaccacaaacacacacatatcaatCGCAATATCAAGTACATATAAAATAGCTGTATTATtatctctcttctcctcttctctcccagcAGGGACGACCTCAAAGTCAGGCATACGTGATGACTGCGTACTCGGAGTTGGTGCTCATCTTGCGGCTGACCTCTCTGGCCTGGAGCACATGCAGTCTGTCAGCTGAACGTGAGGCCTGCAGGTGAGACCTTGATTCATCTCCCCACCGCTGGAGGTAGAaccatagagagagagagagagagagagagggagagagagagggaaataaaaaaataaaaaaataaaaaaatctatgaatagccaacctttttttttttgaatgaccCCTTTTCTATTTCTGAATAAACTGACCACATGATTGAtggtatattttatttatatttcatagcATGCGTAATGCgtgaaaataaaagaacagaagaaCTGATAAACtgcataaataacaaaacagaaaaacaagtgattttaatgaatattgctgatgtttttctgtacagatttctgtctgtattATACTTTTTCTAAACCTATTTTTAAGGGTTAGAAAAAGCAAACAACCAGCCTTCCTTTTCTGACATATTCAgagttttcttcttcattgttCTGGTTGTTATGATGGCTTACTTTTCTAAGGCAGGCAGGCTTTTTAGCATAGTAATTGCTCTGTATATAATATAGCTGTTTTTCAAGTCTGGAAAATTTTTTTctaaagtttgtatttttaagaaTTATCTAAACTTTGAAAATAACTATTTCATCTAGTTTTACTTACTCACAGAACTAATCAATCCTGTGAAATGGGTCAAAGTTATATCTTCTTTCTTACACTCCTTAAATAGATACTGCGGGTGCATAAGTGATCACATATGGTGATAACCATTGTTTTAATCCAAAACAAATTTTACTTGCAATTTGCAGATGTGTACATTGAGAATGGTGTTAAAATTTAAACAATATATCCATTTAAATGCCAGTTTTATTaggtatatatttatatctaagATAACACAAATTAATGCAACACCCCTGCAATAACCCCTCTGGTTTCATCAGGGTTATAATCAgtcttttttaaactgttttaaagagGTGTTGAATCAAGTTATTTTGGAGGATGATACTGTTGAATTGCATCGTGTTATACTGAAAGATGTGacctaataaactggcagcTGACTATGTGCTTATTCATGCTCATGCaatgcacaaaaacaagtaAGATAAACTTTGCTAAAGATGAAGTTATGAAACTGTGATAGAAAGTGAgtccacacatacagtagtttTTGAAGCCGTGAGCTGTCTATAATGCATAGCCAGGCGACTGCGCATTCATATTCTGGGAATTTATTATGCCTCCTTGTATAACAACAGCAGTGAACTATAAGTGATCGCTGTAACATAGATGGATTTATCAGCTTTAGATTCATATATGTGATTGGGTGTTGCAAAGAGTTGcacacagaagaaagaagaataaGCTTACAAACATATAAACTGTCTCTCACCTCTTTTTGATCTCCAGGAGTCAAGTAGCAGACCTGAGTGAGCTCTGGTGTACTAACGCCTCGTACAGTAATCATTATGTCAGCATATGGAACCTCTGTGTCACTCTCATTATCTGTGTCAAAGAAATGGCTCAATATATCAGTAAGTCTTTGTATAGTAGACAGTTATCTACCAGAGATCATCTTACCTGGAGTAGGAATCCTCAAAGTCACTCTTTCACTTTGTGTCACTAGCGGCCCTGCATGGGGAATATAACAGGTTTAAATGGCAGGTTGAATTTGGAGCACTTTATTTTTGACAATTTTATCTGTTTACCCTTTACTGGTGAGACGACAGAGTGAGGAGGCAGTGGTGAGCTGAAATAGTAATTCACAAAGAAATGAACTAATGAAGCTTTTACCAAAATgccatatttttaaaacaaagattttcCAAATAGCCATTCTTAAATTATACTCACCCTGATCTGGACACGACAGGCTCCCCTGGAAtgtatgatattattattattagtcagAAATATTTCCTTTGTACAGTAAGTGTATGTTCATAGTTTAGTATTGTGTGATCACCTTTACAATTCCAGCACTGTTTGCTTCGGCTCAGCCACAGATAAATAGCTAAAGCTGCAAGCACCGTGGCCACAGCAACAGTAACTGTTGCTAAAACCTTAATTCCAATAAATTCTCCTGTTAACATGGAAACAACTTATTAACTTGGATTGTAAAGGCAACATTTACTTTTCAGTTCCACAGAAAGATGTACgtaatcataaaaatatacGCTATTACATTCTAAATGCACCAATAAACTTTGTATCTCACCTCCATTTGAATCCTTTGGCTTAGCAGGAAAAGATGCTGAGAAATGAACatagtatatataaatataaaagtaatgCGTACAAATAGTATATAGTTAAAACTGTcgaacattttctttatttgtttttaacatatACGATCCTCACCATTTTTAGTTTCAGTCTTCGGGGTAACTGTGAAGTTTGGGGCTTTTGTTtgtcctgaaaacaaacaaacaaaacactgaaattagATCCACTTCTGgttttgtaacatttgtttatttgttgttttgttaaagaattgccagaaaagaaaagatatatattgattttcatataaaaatatttgtctACCTTGGAGTCGCAGCAAAACAATGCGCTCTGTTTTTTGTGGAAGACGAATATCATCTGTATCTTCAGAGTAGCAGGTATAGTTCTTGATATCTTCAGTGGACAGATTTGATAGTTGAAGAGACACTGTACAAACTGTGCCTAGGCTGACCCGTGTCCTGTGACAGCCAGAGTTGTCTAAAACTTTACTCCAACAGCCGCGAACAAATCCAGAGGAGCAGTTGTAGGTGCAGTTTAATGTAAGAGAGTCCCCTAATGCTACAGTCAAGAAATCAATGGGCATCTTCATATTAACAGAGCTCACAaaatctgcagagagaagaaatttCAATtaactttacaaaaacaaacattatattaCATCAAATACAGAGCATGATTTTTACAGACGAGTATATTGACTTTACCTTTTGTCACCCAAAGAAAGAGCAAAGTGAAGTGGACGTGGATCATCATTGTTCTCAGTGTTTCTGATTCCTTCTGCCTTTAAACATGCAATCAAATATCTTGTGCCCTGTCTTGTACTCTGCTGATGTTTGCACCTGCAGAAAATGCTAAATTACCCACATATGTGCTCCAACCCGTGGGTTAGGGCACAGGAAGTGGTATACAACAGGATTCAGAGGAgtgtaaaaataattcataacTTTCCATGTATTGAAACTGACTTCCTGTTAAGTAAGTTTTTGTTGAAAATAGGTCAAAAGCATATACTCTTGAACATAATGATACAGCTGACATGCCAACATGTCTAAGTGAAGAAAATTTTAACTATGCAAAGcatacattttgcattttacattttgaagaAAGCAACACATGACAATGTGGTTAACACACATGTCTGCAGCTGCACCACTGCAGCTCACTCTCAGCATGAACAGACGATGTGGCATTGTTTTTCTACTGAAATGAAATcacttatttttaattttgtaccctttgaaaataacaaaaaaaaaagggtcttTTGTGACAAAGCATCCAGTGTTAGCCCCTGGATTGATTTAAGTGATTCCAGAAATGCATCTGATATTTCATATCTTTATAACCCCTAAATTAATTACACAAGTAGCATAAATAATTGAAGCCATCCATTAACAGAGACAATATCTGGGTTAGCTTTAGCACATACTCATGCATTATGAAAGTGAAAGATATAGTTACAGAACATCATTGCACACCATTATCAGGTAAAGCAATCACATGGGAATCACATTTCGTGCTCATGTTTCCCTTTCAGTGACTGAGGGCCTCTCACTTTCATGCctttaaacaatcagtcatGTAGGCTCAGACCAAACAGTCCTgaatgaaaatacacaaaaaaagaaatagtatGGACTCGATAAGAGATTCAGTGATAATGTGCTCGTGGAAAATAATGCAcctgttctgtttttcatgGATTTTTCTGCTACTGACACAATCTGGACTTACCTCAGGTAAGAGCAATGTTGCCTTTCTCTCAGTATATTTAATGAATTAAGCTAATTtaagaagaaacaaaaccacAGTCACACATGCTGATTAATGACATCCTTCTTGACATTAATTTATGTGTAGAAGAATCAGCTGAAGGCAGTGCAGACCTCCTCCTCGTTGAAGAGACAGACATTTATCAATGTCCAGAAGGAAAATACTTCTCCTACCAGCTCTGTTTAGAGTGCCCCTCTGGTCATTTGTAAGTTATCAATATCTTAAAAATTACTCACCTGTATTTTTTTACAGGTACTAATAGAACTTAAAAATAAGTATCACACGTAAGAATTTGCATTTTCTATTGTaatgtatttaataaaataaatttctgTTAAATAGTTGTCCTGGAAATGTATCTGCACCTCATAGATGTCCAGCAGGAACATTTAACCTCTACACAGGGAAAAGTAGTATCAGTGACTGCAAGGTAAGACATTACACAACACAGTGGTTCCCAAAGGTTTTCTGTAATGCCCTTTAAAAAGATGCCCGAAAGAAAGTGCATATTTCACTTGTTAGTCTTtttcacaacaaacactgaaaagcACAGGTGGATCCAATAACATCAACAAGGACTCTCTCCCTGATTATTGCAATGTAATGCAGCCATTATTGATTATCTACACCTGTGTGTGACAAGttgaaatgtctgctgtgaaaaatgtctgaaaaattTCTGTATGTTGCAGTCTTGCTTTCCAGGTCTGATCAGTTCAGAGGACAGAATGGACTGTAGACTGTGTCCTGCCGGTTTCTCATGTGATCCAGCGAATGGGACCCTCTCTTTATGCCCCCCAGGACAACATTCTCCCAAGGGGGTCCTTCAGTGTTTGCCCTGCCCTGTAGATTCTATCTGCACATCTGGATTTCCTTTCAAAGTAACTACTGGCAGACTTTTTTCAGTTACAAAATCCTTCCTTCAAAGTGTGTTGCATCTGAGAGACGTTGCTAAAGTGTATCTGaatttttaagtatatttaaaCCATGATGATTCTCCTTTTATTCATATGTGCCTTGTAGTGCGGGCCTGGCATGGAGCCTAACACAGATCACACTGCGTGTGATGACTGCCTCCCAGGCTCATATTCCACAATGTGTAGCatccagtgtctgcagtgtccaGCAGGTAGTGCTGTAATAAAAAGACAATTAACATATGAAATCTGCTGTTAATTTGTGATAGGAAATAAAATCCCAcaattaaaatgtgtcctcTGCCTGCCATAGGAAGTTACTGTCCAGATAATCGCATGAAACAGCCGCTTCCCTGTCCTCCTGGTTGGTCTTCCACCCCTGGACAGACCTACTGTCTTAGTTGTAATGATACATCTTTGCTGTGTGGGGGAGCTGTGGCCCCCCAATGGAACAAGCCAGTCCACAGGTCTGGTCACATAACCACCTGTCGACCAGGAACATACAAAGACACAAGGGATGGGTTATCGTGTGTGACGTGTCCAGTAGGTGAGTGTTTATCACTGCACACTCCCATTTATTGCACTTTCCTGTCCTTCTAATATGTATCTGTACATGTTTTGATTGCCCTAGGTCATTATTGTGTAGGAGGTGTAGCTGTTCCCTGTCCTGCTGGGAGTTATGGCCCTAAAGAAGGTCTACGGAGGCTGAGAGACTGCACAATCTGTCCTGCAGGTGGCAAACCATCCATATTGTTATATTCAGTTTGACATCCAATACCTATAATCTATGCAATCATCTCACTATGTATAGGCCTACCCTTAAATCTACAGTGTCTTAAGCCCAGCAGACCAGTTTTACTTGGCTAATTGTTTATTATGTCttcattatgtaaaaaaaaacatttttgtgaacTTATCTATAAATACTTTTCTCAAGGGTTTTACTGTCTGGAAGGCAGCTCACAGAGACCCACCTCCCAGTTCATGTGCCCACGGGGCTATTACTGTGAGGAGGGCACCGCCACCCTTCATGGGTCACCTTGCCCCGCTGGTACAGCGGGGGAACAACTGGGTCAGACAAGTAGGGCAGCCTGTAAGAGATGTAGAGAAGGGCGCTTCTGTCCTGCAGGTAAGTCTTAGCACTAATACACTGACTTCAATGGAGCAACAATACtggaatacaaaaaaaaaaaagtgtcacagcAGAAGATCGATTTTAGATGTGAAATGTTACTGCAGGATGCACTGTGCCTACTGTTCTCTTTTATATGTCattcatatctgtgtgtgtgtgtgtgtgtgtgtgtgtgtgtgtgtgcctatgcGTGATACTCTAGGCTCATCTGGGCTTGGCTTGCCCTGCGCTCGGGGGAGATACTGTCCTGCTGGCTTGGAAGAAGTGACATGTCCTCGAGGCACCTTCACCCCTCACGAAGGAGCAATAAGTAAGTTTGTGTGCCGTATTGTTACTGTTTTATACTCAACATTTATCAagttatatttcattatttacagtattGATTTTTCTCCTGCATTTTAGGTATTTGGGAACAGTCCCTGTGCAGCTAAGATTAAACTATTATGGTGCTATAGCAGTCCATCATAGCAAAACTCAGTGGTTATATAAAGATATATGTCTTAGATCCCATGGAAAACTTAAATATATGGATGAAGCcgaaagaaaaagcaacaaatggATGCcaagagagcaaagaaagatttctagcaacaaaacaaacaactgttgATGGCAAGCTGTAGCCCAGTATAGACATACATAATAGatgcacacagtaacacagggGCAGGAGTAACACAGGGGCAGATAGCAAAAACTCTATTTGATAccttaaaataaatcagacagactaATAAAGTAGGCCTATGGTGTATTGAAAACCTACAGTACATTCATCTTGACATGACACTCTTCCACCCAGGTGTGAAGGACTGTCTCAAATGCCCAGCTGGATATTATTGTCCGGCGGGGACACGCGACCCTGTTCCCTGTCCACCAGGCTCCTTTAACCCTTTAGAGGGTCAGGACGAGTTGGCCGATTGCAGGGAGTGCTATGCAGGGAAGGCCTGCACACAAGTAGCTCTGAAAGCTCCCGATGTGGACTGCATGCAAGGGTGAGTGATGTCCTCAGTGATACTGCAGGTTTGTGTTTTCGATATACTGCATATTTGAGTGAGATAGTTCTGATGTTTTGACTGAATCTTGATAGGTATGTGTGTCCCCCTGGTTCCTCCAAACCCAACGCACTGACCAATGCCTGCCCACCAGGGACACTGAGCAATCGCACTGACCTCACTGACCGCTCACAGTGTCAACGGTGCCCAGCACGATATGCATGTCTTCGAGGTGCCATTTATCTTTcgcatacagtatatacatgtTCAGTTGGCCTTGTTTCATAGTATCAGAAGACAACCTTTAGTTTGTCATTATAAATGGCTGGTAAAGTGGGCCTGAAATAAGGCCAGCTGAACATATATTCAGTTCAGTTGGCCTTATTTCATAGTATCAGGAGAAATTAATTTGGCTTTATGCTAAATAAAGCTGTGTGATGTATCAATATAATacatgttttgtgattttagtCAACATATAGAAATAGcccttg encodes the following:
- the LOC104918024 gene encoding uncharacterized protein LOC104918024 isoform X1; its protein translation is MMIHVHFTLLFLWVTKDFVSSVNMKMPIDFLTVALGDSLTLNCTYNCSSGFVRGCWSKVLDNSGCHRTRVSLGTVCTVSLQLSNLSTEDIKNYTCYSEDTDDIRLPQKTERIVLLRLQGQTKAPNFTVTPKTETKNASFPAKPKDSNGGEFIGIKVLATVTVAVATVLAALAIYLWLSRSKQCWNCKGEPVVSRSGSPLPPHSVVSPVKGPLVTQSERVTLRIPTPDNESDTEVPYADIMITVRGVSTPELTQVCYLTPGDQKERWGDESRSHLQASRSADRLHVLQAREVSRKMSTNSEYAVITYA
- the LOC104918024 gene encoding uncharacterized protein LOC104918024 isoform X2, producing MMIHVHFTLLFLWVTKDFVSSVNMKMPIDFLTVALGDSLTLNCTYNCSSGFVRGCWSKVLDNSGCHRTRVSLGTVCTVSLQLSNLSTEDIKNYTCYSEDTDDIRLPQKTERIVLLRLQGQTKAPNFTVTPKTETKNASFPAKPKDSNGGEPVVSRSGSPLPPHSVVSPVKGPLVTQSERVTLRIPTPDNESDTEVPYADIMITVRGVSTPELTQVCYLTPGDQKERWGDESRSHLQASRSADRLHVLQAREVSRKMSTNSEYAVITYA